Proteins from a genomic interval of Nitrospina gracilis Nb-211:
- a CDS encoding molybdopterin-dependent oxidoreductase, protein MSTVVRKTVNFTINDKPFTAPEGTMILDAAKRADIFISNLCSNPKLKPFAACRTCMVEVNEDGKKNLVYSCTHPVSEGMKIRTDTEETTRYNGACLEMLLVEHPLDCPICDKSGVCPLQDNTDHLKLWNGRFEIKRRNEPSIKTNPIIEFYLNRCIMCGMCVRVCDEIQGVQALDYNKRGYQVGIGTANHEPLDCEFCGQCITVCPTGALMDMTSSARGLASMFKNTHSTCNFCSWGCTVKMETKKGQLVRIEGDETFDLGINEGNLCAKGRFGHGMVHNKQRIQRPLMNVGGTFQEVSWSEALETIADRLKSTINRSGPASIAAMGGEKLTNEENYLFQKLFRGLVGSNQLTNLNQLRAPYVNRFTQQCFENGIVSKPITELDEADVVLLFNTDIPSEYPVAGNSIRKAAINFGTDILIANPRDVVFHHESRVEVRMTYKPGADLAVANRISKILIDKNLVDTGKVKTVLPNYDQFVQSLSKYTADYAQNATGLDDATLTRAAERFSRNADRFILIGNDIHETGQGEAILNALLNLSILVHAGGQGSVSIYPPREHCNSQGVNDMGLTPEYLPGYRRVDDPEALAHLAKTWGLNELKFKGENLVDNLWEHCAKGHVKMLYIAGEDPCHSYYKADVVKNALQTVPFLVVHDSYMTETAKMADLILPSCTYAEKEGTFTNMTRHVQKVAPAVLPEGESRPDFDIFLDLADAFGKPFDFNSVEDVQAEIEIAAPIYKGLFPGKKSKQWTPAESGHKPGFAVTEAEAAPATNGNGYPFTLISNNHMFHIGTYTQYAKALMDIGPDCIAEINPKDAKELGVESGDRIRVESSTHTVEVPVEVSKRSVQGVIYIPKNWVDVPINKMRNGEEGLVSVKISKAG, encoded by the coding sequence ATGAGCACCGTCGTAAGAAAAACGGTCAACTTCACGATCAATGACAAACCGTTCACCGCGCCGGAAGGCACGATGATTCTGGATGCCGCGAAACGGGCGGATATTTTTATCAGCAACCTGTGTTCGAACCCGAAGCTGAAGCCCTTCGCCGCCTGCCGCACGTGCATGGTGGAAGTCAATGAAGACGGAAAGAAGAATCTCGTCTATTCCTGCACGCACCCGGTGTCCGAAGGCATGAAGATTCGCACGGACACGGAGGAAACCACCCGCTACAACGGTGCGTGCCTGGAGATGTTGCTGGTCGAACACCCGCTGGACTGCCCCATTTGCGACAAGTCCGGCGTCTGTCCCCTGCAGGACAACACCGATCACCTGAAGCTGTGGAACGGGCGTTTCGAAATCAAGCGCCGTAACGAGCCCAGCATCAAAACCAACCCGATCATCGAGTTTTACCTGAACCGTTGCATCATGTGCGGCATGTGCGTGCGCGTGTGCGATGAGATTCAGGGCGTGCAGGCGCTGGATTACAACAAGCGCGGCTATCAGGTCGGCATCGGCACTGCCAACCACGAGCCGCTGGACTGCGAGTTCTGCGGCCAGTGCATCACCGTCTGCCCCACCGGCGCGTTGATGGACATGACGTCCAGCGCGCGCGGCCTGGCATCCATGTTCAAGAACACGCACAGCACCTGCAACTTCTGTTCGTGGGGTTGCACGGTCAAGATGGAAACCAAAAAAGGCCAGTTGGTGCGTATCGAAGGCGACGAGACGTTCGACCTCGGCATCAACGAAGGCAATCTGTGCGCCAAGGGCCGTTTCGGCCACGGCATGGTCCACAACAAACAGCGCATTCAGCGCCCATTGATGAACGTCGGCGGCACCTTTCAGGAGGTCAGTTGGTCGGAAGCGTTGGAGACCATCGCCGACCGCCTGAAATCCACGATCAACCGCAGTGGGCCTGCCAGCATCGCCGCCATGGGCGGGGAAAAGCTGACCAACGAGGAAAACTACCTGTTCCAGAAACTGTTCCGCGGTCTGGTTGGCAGTAACCAGTTGACCAACCTCAACCAACTGCGGGCGCCGTACGTCAACCGGTTCACCCAGCAGTGTTTCGAAAACGGCATCGTGTCCAAGCCCATCACAGAGCTGGACGAGGCGGACGTGGTCCTGCTGTTCAACACCGACATTCCCTCGGAGTATCCGGTGGCGGGCAACTCCATCCGCAAGGCGGCGATCAATTTCGGCACCGACATCCTCATCGCCAACCCCCGGGACGTGGTTTTCCATCACGAGTCGCGCGTGGAAGTGCGCATGACGTACAAACCCGGTGCGGACCTCGCGGTAGCCAACCGCATCAGCAAAATCCTGATCGACAAGAACCTCGTGGATACGGGTAAAGTGAAAACCGTCCTGCCGAACTACGACCAGTTCGTGCAGTCGCTGTCCAAGTACACCGCCGACTATGCGCAGAACGCCACCGGCCTGGACGATGCGACGCTCACTCGCGCCGCCGAACGCTTCAGCAGGAACGCCGACCGCTTCATCCTGATCGGCAATGACATTCACGAGACCGGCCAGGGCGAAGCAATCCTGAACGCTCTGCTCAACCTGTCGATCCTCGTGCATGCGGGCGGTCAGGGAAGCGTCAGCATCTACCCGCCGCGCGAACACTGCAACTCGCAGGGCGTCAACGATATGGGCCTCACCCCGGAATACCTGCCGGGTTACCGGCGCGTGGACGATCCCGAAGCGCTGGCGCATCTGGCCAAAACCTGGGGCCTCAATGAGCTCAAGTTCAAAGGCGAAAACCTGGTGGACAACCTGTGGGAACACTGCGCCAAAGGACACGTCAAGATGCTGTACATTGCGGGCGAAGACCCCTGCCACAGCTATTACAAGGCGGACGTGGTGAAGAACGCCCTACAGACGGTGCCCTTCCTCGTGGTGCACGATTCGTACATGACGGAAACCGCGAAGATGGCGGACCTCATTCTGCCGTCCTGCACCTACGCGGAGAAAGAAGGCACGTTCACCAACATGACCCGTCACGTGCAGAAGGTCGCTCCGGCGGTCCTGCCGGAAGGCGAGTCCCGTCCGGATTTCGACATCTTCCTCGACCTGGCGGATGCCTTCGGCAAGCCGTTCGACTTCAACTCGGTCGAGGACGTGCAGGCGGAAATCGAAATCGCCGCCCCCATTTACAAGGGTCTGTTTCCCGGCAAGAAGTCCAAACAATGGACGCCGGCCGAAAGCGGTCACAAACCGGGCTTCGCCGTCACCGAAGCGGAAGCCGCTCCGGCCACGAATGGCAACGGCTATCCCTTCACGCTGATCAGCAACAACCACATGTTCCACATCGGCACCTACACGCAGTATGCCAAGGCGCTGATGGACATCGGCCCCGACTGCATCGCCGAGATCAATCCGAAAGACGCGAAAGAGCTGGGCGTGGAAAGCGGCGACCGCATCCGCGTCGAGTCGTCCACGCACACGGTGGAAGTTCCGGTGGAAGTCAGCAAACGGTCGGTTCAGGGTGTCATATACATTCCCAAGAACTGGGTGGACGTTCCCATCAACAAGATGCGGAACGGTGAAGAAGGTCTGGTTTCGGTCAAAATCTCGAAGGCCGGTTGA
- a CDS encoding NADH-quinone oxidoreductase subunit NuoE family protein, with translation MDNPENETTQQETVSVETASPEEKKICMDKVYKIMDGFPSRSRQFLIPMLTKIQNEFRFLPDEIVEVVMEELNITRAEIYGVISFYPQYRITEPGKYIFKLCYGTACFVKGAPVIAQKMKERYGIGKGETDPSKLFTLEFASCLGNCGAAPMAIIDEDTHGTIDPEKTYEICDHYQL, from the coding sequence ATGGACAATCCGGAAAACGAAACCACTCAGCAAGAAACCGTCTCTGTAGAGACCGCCAGCCCGGAAGAAAAGAAAATCTGCATGGACAAGGTCTATAAGATCATGGACGGCTTTCCCAGCCGGTCGCGCCAGTTTCTGATTCCCATGCTCACCAAGATCCAGAACGAGTTCCGGTTTCTGCCGGACGAGATTGTCGAGGTGGTGATGGAGGAGTTGAACATCACGCGTGCGGAGATTTATGGCGTCATCTCCTTCTACCCCCAGTACCGCATCACCGAGCCGGGCAAGTACATTTTCAAGCTCTGCTACGGTACGGCCTGCTTTGTCAAAGGCGCTCCCGTCATCGCCCAGAAAATGAAGGAAAGGTACGGGATCGGCAAGGGCGAGACAGATCCCAGCAAGCTGTTCACACTGGAGTTTGCCTCCTGCCTCGGCAACTGCGGCGCCGCCCCGATGGCCATCATCGACGAAGACACGCACGGCACCATCGACCCCGAGAAAACCTACGAAATCTGTGACCATTACCAGCTTTAA